The Rissa tridactyla isolate bRisTri1 chromosome 6, bRisTri1.patW.cur.20221130, whole genome shotgun sequence DNA segment TAACATATTCTTCAGCAACAAAAGCTTCCTTTAATCCAGGGAAAAGATTTTCATATTCTGTAGGATCAGCAAGAGACTCAGCAGCTTTTTGATTGACTTTAGAGAGATTCTCCCGCCACAGTTTAACAACCCTGGGGATGCAAGCCATAACTGTTAGATACAGCTAATTGTGACAACACTCTTCACGCTCTACATATGCTTTGAAGTTACCTTGAAACTTGGCTTGGCAAGTATGTCCGtgcaagaaaagcagcttctGGGAGACGCCCGGTTTTAATCAGGAGTTCCAAACATGAATCAAGCCTAGaagattttaaattttgattttaacCAGTGAATTTAATATAGACAAATTTTTGCATTGGATTAGCTGTTAAAGTAGCAGCCATCATAAAATAGAATCAGATTTTCTGAAAAGGCACACGCCGCTGTCTTTCTCCATGAAGTTTTAAGTTACCTGTAGTTAACCATGAGAAGAACCCGAGGTTCTTTGCGTTTCAGAAAGCAAACGGAACAACCTGCATCTCTTGCTTGCTACTTACTTTCCCTGCAGGAAGTAGCTCATAAATGCAACATTGTTCTTGCCATCTTTTTCTGCTCCTTCAGCTAACTTATTCACCATGTTAGCGTTTCCTGAGGCTGTGGCCAGCAGCAGTAGTCCTCCGTAGTCCTGGGCATGGTGGAGACACTCCTGGGCTAAGCCAAACTGGCATTTACTAATGGCAAGTTCAGCCAGttgtttccatttctgttctGACTAATGgtacaaaaaggggagagggagggaaagaaaaaccaaaaagtaCGTAACCCTCGCAGTTTTGAACGGCTTTTAAAGATTTTCAGAGCATTCAACACAGAAACGTTAGTTTACTTGTGAAGGTACCATATCCCATCATTAAACTTGTCTTCCCTTTGAGATACTGTGATTAGTGCAGCTTCACAGCGTGAGACGGTGAGTGTTACATGCAGATCATTACACAGCTATaccattacagaaaataaatagtttttcaTTAAACATGGAGGGAGGAGGTAGAAATAACTTTGGAAATTTAAACAGTAACAGTCTCTTAAAGAAAGCTCACAAGTTAACCCTCAGAATGAAAGAAATGTATTGGTGTCTGGAACTAAGTTCACATTCCTTATCActaacttcattattttacaACAGGAACTGTGAGATCAGTTCTCTGAATAATGGCAACGGGACAAATCACTGCCTGCCAGTCTTCCTTCTGCATCGGTTTACGTTTGCCAAGGCTGGAACAAAGGCCCAGAGGCTTCAGTCCTGCCATTCCTCCTCACTCTTAAATACTGGAGATTAAGGCTTGGTTCCAGTTTTGTATTCTCCAGGAGTTCCCGTAGCTTTCTGAGCAGACAACATTCTTTTATCCCCACCTCACAGCCTGGATTCCTTTGAATTACAAGCAGAAGAGCTTCATCGAGGAAGTTGGAGGAACACTATTTATATAGTGTTCAGAGCGCTGCACTGCATCCCCATATACCACTGTCTTTTCTTACAGGGCCTCTCAGATTTATGCTAATACTCAGAATTAGTATAAGCCACCAAAAATTTTATGTTTACCTCTGCTTCCACTGCAAGCTGATATGCTATTTTTAATTCTCCAAGTTGAAGAGCAAGTTCAAAACGGTGTTCCGGATCTGTAGATACTGCAAGAGCTTGTTGTTTGAAGCCCTAAAACAAAAGTCTGGAAGTGAGACTGTGATCTGTCAGGTCAAACAGCATCCCAGATGTTCTAACAAAAACCCTCTAAACAGAAGGTTACGGTATTATCAAATGGATGATTAACAAGAGTTTATGCTTACAGGTAACATGAATGGGTTTTGCTTAGCAAATTCaattagaaatgcaaataaactgATTTGTTAAATTTTTGATAACCAAAAGGTAGTTTTCTTGcctgtttttcaagaaaatgcGCAACTCTGGTTCTCTGTTCTTTTGGAATCGTGGGAAGAACTTTGTCAGCCATACTGAAATCTCTTCTCATCACAGCAGTTTGATATTCAAGCACTGAGACCAGCAACGAGTAGCTAACAATGTTCAGCTCCTTATCGCCCAAATACAGTCGGTTGTCCTTAGGGATATAACCCAAGAGATACATTGTCCTGAAACAAGACAAAGAATATTCACCTTGAATAGATCCACTACCAAATAGTCCATAAAAAACACTCCAATAGGTCTTAACGGTAGCAAGAATGCTCACAGGAAAGATTCCACTTTTACAATACATACGCTTTCACATAACACTGTTTATTCCCTTTAAGATGATATTACTGCCTCAGAACTTACGTTAGCATGATATGTAAGAAAAAGTAGCAATGCACAGCAAGCAGGTGAGGAGGTTCACCTTGTCCAAACTTCACTGAAAGAACCTTTAACGCTTGCTCATAACTTGATGCAGGAACTTACCTGTCTAAATGGGCAATAGTGACAATTTCTCCTCCAACATAGTAGTTCAGCCTGTTCACAGAACTGGTGTAAATAAAGCAGTCTCCTACCCACAAGCCTGTTTTCACAATCTCCTGAATCTCACCAAGAACCTGCAAATAAAATTTGATTTAAGTAGCTATAGAAATGCCTACCTTAATTCTTAACTAAACCAATTAGAAATCTAGGAAACAAGCACCAAACTAAATGTTAAGCAAGACAATTAACTAAACGTTAATCAAAGACAACCTTCCTtgtgaaatttttctttctgacatttcaCAGCacgcagtgttttgttttggttttgtttttttttgtttatttggttgttttttcacttgttctCAAACTTCAATAGCATTTCAAAACTTGAGAATTGCAGAAAAGGTTTAAACTACGTAAACATGGTATCCAAATGTGTGTTTGAAAAATAACCTCTATAGCTGCGTTGGGAACAGTAAACAGATGCATGAAGAGAAACGTAGGCATCAAGGTCTGTCGTGCTGGGATTCAAACCGGGATACTCTCCCCAGGGAACCCAAATGAAATGGTTAACAGTGTTCCTCAGACAGATGGACACCATGTGGTACTCAATGTTTTGGAAACTAAAGTTTAATAGGACTATGTTAGGGACTAATTTGTTACACTCTGGGAAGACTTGCTTCAGTGACCTCTAATcctattccattttttaaatagaaggtaCCTCAAAAGCATCTTCAATTCCATCTTCAGTGACACCTTCATGTGTTTCTTGGGCTGCTGCAACTTTTTCTGATAGGTATTTCAGAATGAAGAACGACTCTTCCGTAGCAATGCAGACAAGCTCACCCGAGTCAGACCAGAAAATCTGTATCATCAGAATCAACAACAGCACCGTTTTAGAGACCCCAGGTTAAGGAAGGAGGATGTATAAATTAGTGTTAGAACATGTTAATTCCAACAGAAGCTTTAGGACCTGAGAAACCAACACATACGGGgactttttccccccacttctgCTACAAGACTGACATAAAACTTAAGAAGTTATTACTTTATAATTGACAGCTTGGCTTCATTCAAGAAAATCAGTAGtctagtaaaataaataaagtcagTAAAAACGGACAGGTAAATATCTTCAGTCCCATCCAGAAACTTACGTGTTTGGGCTGAATTTCAATTCTGCGAATCAGTTCTGTGTTTTCCCAATCATAGAATGCCAAACCATTAACAGATCTGACCCCCAACAGGAAGCCACCATAAATGCCTGCAAGAAAATAAAGATGGAAGAAATCCACATTGTGCAAAAAAGTGTGCGAACATatctattttaaaactaaatatttacCTTCTGCTCCAAAATCAGGCTTGAATGACTTCTTCtctttgaaatttttaaatatctttacaaCACTGTTGCTCTCCCTGATGGCATATCTAAATAGAAAttgcattgtaaaaaaaaaaaaaaaaaaaaaattattcagcttCCTAAGTAGCAAATTACTAGAATTGTAGGTTGCTACAAAACAAGTGCATTTGATTTATCTTCAAAAATTAGTGGAGTGCtacaaatggaaaattttaaagcAGGACAGTTATTGAAAGTTCATTATCCACACAGGTCTTAGTCTTCAGGCCAGTTTACCCTTTGTACAGCCTGAAAACTAGTGGCAGCAAATTGAAGttcatacaaaggaaaaaaatctgcaacgCTTACTCTGAAGAATCATGTGCCCACACGAACTCCTGTGCAGAACCAAAGCTCTTGTTTCTCAGAGCCATAGCTGTGTAGATGATGTATTCACCATCACCACACACCACAACAAACCTACAACAGGAGAAAGATGCATGTGTTGGATATCTGCGTTCAGTTCAACAGGCATGATCAAGCACATAAATTATCTGAAAAATGAAAGGCCCCTAGTCCAATATAATCACTGCAAATGCAGACAGAATAAGAGAGCTTCATATATGCCAAAAATGTCACAGGAAGGGATGTCCGTTTATGCTGTGAGCTCTTACAGGTGAAGCCCATCCATTACTCAGATTTTACAGTGCCTGGCTCCAATATACCTGTTCTCCGCAGGCTCTCAGCCACCAGCACAAATGCAACTCATTTTTTTTCACTCAAAAAGTTTTccaatatgaaataataaaaaaaaaaaaaaaggagaagtcaGATATGTTTAAGTATTTTGCTCTAAAATCTATTACCGTCCATTAGGGTTGTGCTGAATTGTCTGAGGATAGATTTCACAGCTCCCCATATCCTTTACAGCCAGTGGCAATCTTTCTCCGTCTTTGATTTCAGCATCTCCCATAGCTTTCAAGTTAGCCTGTTGGACTTCTGAATGTTTAGCccaaataatttttccatttgcatcCATGGACATGGCAGGTTCTTCACGACCAAGCTAGGAAGTGTAGCACAAGAATTTAGCAGATGGAGGAAATACATTCTTGATTTCCTTTTCAGTTGAATGTATCTAGTGAAATACCTTGGCTCTGTCTAAAAATGCCAATTAAAATGccaatttttcagtattttacatATTACCGCAGAATCAGAAATTAGTTGCTCTGTACACAGGACACCGACGAATCACCATTTCTCATTTCAAATCATTAGTTGTACCTTAACAATAATGCTGCCTTCATCATATCCCAAAGCCACGTTATTGGATCCTCTTAAACTGGCCACACACCACACCCTCTCCATACCATAGTTGAGGGTACTTTCCAGGCGGTAAGTGCTTGAATGCCAAATGCGCACAGTTCctagaggaaaagagaaataaatgtatgCCTTTTATCTCTTCTCTCAATATGAGGGCAGGAGGTATGTGGCCACACCACAAGAAGAGTTCTCCCACAAGCTCTTCCCCTGTCCTTTATAtatcagaaaaaacccaaaattaccATCTTCTGAGCCTGTGATAATGATAGGCAATTCAGGATGGAAGCTGACACACGACACGTTTTGAGCATGTCCTTCCAGTGTCTGCACAcatgttttattctgaaaaaaaacaaacaaaaaaaccccaaacaagtcAGAGGTACAGGCACAGATAATAAACACATTGCTACATTTTTACCttcatttcttaaaagaaaagtcTGCCCCCAAATCCAAAATTTATCTCAAAACGTATTTCTCTAGATTTCTTCCAgcaatatttatttccaaaattctCAAAGAGCATAAGACATATTAAAAGCTGTGACTGTATTGAGTTAATTCCTCCTCCCCAGAAgaaactatttattttccttgacaTAGTTGTTTCCCCTCTATTTTCAGATGGGTTTCTGCCTAAAAGATACACTTCTCAGAGCCAGGTAGCACAGATCAAAGCAAGACAGAAAGCTtagttcactgaaaaaaaaaaaataaaaaaaaaatcagagcaaaactTCTACCTGAATCTAAATACATGTGAAGACAGATCTAATACTGTCTTTGTTAGGAACATTCGTTCATACAGTTATGAAAGAAAAGTCTACCCTGCTTGAGATAACTAAAATTGGACTAGGTAAGTGATGTATATACAACTGTACATGGGGGCACGTAGCGGTCCTTACTGCAGTCCATACTTAAATTAACAGCACTAGCTTTAATTTCTGAGCTTGGATTTACCCTAGGGCAATATGCTTTAACAACGTGAAAGTACTATCTAACAAATTTTATCTTGCCCTTCTGGCCATTCGTAAACTTGTACGCAGGAAGAACTTAGGAGCTCTAGGTTCCAGCAACAGTCCCTGAattctatcacttttttttttttcctgtagaacaTTCAAACAAGTCACCTCATGACCCCAACAAACTGTCAAGTACAAACACATGTGCCTGTGAGCATACACACACGTGCCTGTGTAAATGTGCACAGGAAGAAaatggagagagggaagggaataaagaaaaaatgaatgagaattgAAGGATGGAAAGAGTTGATACATGAAGAATATTCACATTTGAACATAGGAGAGGAGGGCCTCTATCCACAGTAAAAAAAGATGTCCGAAAGGTAGGGATTACTaagctacaagaaaaaaaaaaacaatgctaaTAATATAAACCTCATGTCAAATTTAATTCTGCAAATTAACTTTGAGGTTATTTAAATTCACAGCAGGTTTTTGCAAGGGTTaacaaagttgggtttttttactgaaatatttatttacattaaacattccccccccacctccttcttTCCAAGGACAAAGGAGGAAAATCTGTTGGTGTATTCAagtcttttccctctttttctattttttcactaATAGTTTTGGTATGGCAGTCTGCACAAGAGTTTACAAAGAGTTGACCACATACCTGATAGTCCCAGATCTTAACCAACCGGTCATCTGCACCTGAAATGAGGTACGGCTTGTCTCCTCCACTGTAATAGTCAATGCAATTTACTCCTTTCTCATGGCCTTCCAGAGTAAAGTTGGGTGAAGAAGAGCCAAGCTGCCACACCTTCCCAAAAGAACACCAGAACAACCCAACAATAGAACACAACTGCTTGTAATTGTTTATCTTTTGCATCCAGGTCAACCTTGTCAGAGTAGGTATTCAGATGTACATTTACAATTCCAAAGATATGGAATATGAAATTCAAAagatacatttgtttttcttaggcGAAAAACTTGAACAACTGTTTATCAAACTACCACCCCCTGTCATTAAACAGAAATAACATGCTAAGTTGCACACACTGGGCTCACACCTCAGAACAGTGGAATTGgtttctttcaacttttttttttttttaaggacataAAACCATGTAAGATGCTGCTTTTAAGAAGTATCTgtttatgaaattaaataatagaCCTAGAAAATGCACTGTTTGTGCATACACAGGTTGCCCCAAACTGTgtccagaattttatttttttccagttacagtaAATGAATGACAAATCTCATGCTAAATGAGGACACCAAATTAAGTGAGTCAAGTTGTAGATACACTTCTATTTTCCCCATGATCATCACAACAAATCAACACTTACACACACCTAATCTCAACATCTGAGGATGTATGAAATCAAAACTGGCATTTTACAGACAATATACTGCTAATTTATAGGGAACGTGATGAAGTCTCACTGACTGGGTGGCTGTAAATCTCTAGGCCTTCATATTTAGTAATAGTTTCACAGCAAATGAAACTCATCAGGGTCCACCATAAGAAGGCTGAAGACACTTTGGAAACAATTCATATTATAGACAGCCAAGGACAGGGAAAATAGTGGGAGAAATGGGTTtagtgggtttgtttttgggggtttttttgtttgttttttttgtggttttgtttgttgtttttttttaaatgcacatagTTAAAGGCTTTACtacatgtgtatatatgtttCAATTCGCCCAAACCCCTCATTGAAGTATAACCATTACCCCTCCCCAGTATTTCAGTATAATCCATATGGAAATGCAGTACTTTAAATTTAGAGAACCACATTTCAATGATTAGAGGTGACAGGTGATCTTGTAAGTTAACTGAATTTCTTAGTAGGTGTATAGTAACTTGACCAACGTTCAGGCCTTTATGCAATAAAAATTCTATTATTGCACCTACTTTTAAGAATTCTGACCCACCGTCCATACAGTATTATTGGTTTGTGTATTCTGTCTGATAATTTTTTAATGACCACCCACCCCCAAATACAGTTTATCTACCTTGATTGTCCTGTCCAAAGAGGCACTGGCGAACTGATTATTGTCTTTTGGG contains these protein-coding regions:
- the COPB2 gene encoding coatomer subunit beta' isoform X1 encodes the protein MPLRLDIKRKLTARSDRVKSVDLHPTEPWMLASLYNGSVCVWNHETQTLVKTFEVCDLPVRAAKFVARKNWVVTGADDMQIRVFNYNTLERVHMFEAHSDYIRCIAVHPTQPFILTSSDDMLIKLWDWDKKWSCSQVFEGHTHYVMQIVINPKDNNQFASASLDRTIKVWQLGSSSPNFTLEGHEKGVNCIDYYSGGDKPYLISGADDRLVKIWDYQNKTCVQTLEGHAQNVSCVSFHPELPIIITGSEDGTVRIWHSSTYRLESTLNYGMERVWCVASLRGSNNVALGYDEGSIIVKLGREEPAMSMDANGKIIWAKHSEVQQANLKAMGDAEIKDGERLPLAVKDMGSCEIYPQTIQHNPNGRFVVVCGDGEYIIYTAMALRNKSFGSAQEFVWAHDSSEYAIRESNSVVKIFKNFKEKKSFKPDFGAEGIYGGFLLGVRSVNGLAFYDWENTELIRRIEIQPKHIFWSDSGELVCIATEESFFILKYLSEKVAAAQETHEGVTEDGIEDAFEVLGEIQEIVKTGLWVGDCFIYTSSVNRLNYYVGGEIVTIAHLDRTMYLLGYIPKDNRLYLGDKELNIVSYSLLVSVLEYQTAVMRRDFSMADKVLPTIPKEQRTRVAHFLEKQGFKQQALAVSTDPEHRFELALQLGELKIAYQLAVEAESEQKWKQLAELAISKCQFGLAQECLHHAQDYGGLLLLATASGNANMVNKLAEGAEKDGKNNVAFMSYFLQGKLDSCLELLIKTGRLPEAAFLARTYLPSQVSRVVKLWRENLSKVNQKAAESLADPTEYENLFPGLKEAFVAEEYVKQSLADLRPAREYPLVTPNEERNLLEEAKGFEPSGVTAPQKKAEEPVPSPKPEVMKTVLQNSDILPTRDQKTLLDLEDDLDNLDLEDIDTTDINLDEEILDE
- the COPB2 gene encoding coatomer subunit beta' isoform X2, whose amino-acid sequence is MPLRLDIKRKLTARSDRVKSVDLHPTEPWMLASLYNGSVCVWNHETQTLVKTFEVCDLPVRAAKFVARKNWVVTGADDMQIRVFNYNTLERVHMFEAHSDYIRCIAVHPTQPFILTSSDDMLIKLWDWDKKWSCSQVFEGHTHYVMQIVINPKDNNQFASASLDRTIKVWQLGSSSPNFTLEGHEKGVNCIDYYSGGDKPYLISGADDRLVKIWDYQNKTCVQTLEGHAQNVSCVSFHPELPIIITGSEDGTVRIWHSSTYRLESTLNYGMERVWCVASLRGSNNVALGYDEGSIIVKLGREEPAMSMDANGKIIWAKHSEVQQANLKAMGDAEIKDGERLPLAVKDMGSCEIYPQTIQHNPNGRFVVVCGDGEYIIYTAMALRNKSFGSAQEFVWAHDSSEYAIRESNSVVKIFKNFKEKKSFKPDFGAEGIYGGFLLGVRSVNGLAFYDWENTELIRRIEIQPKHIFWSDSGELVCIATEESFFILKYLSEKVAAAQETHEGVTEDGIEDAFEVLGEIQEIVKTGLWVGDCFIYTSSVNRLNYYVGGEIVTIAHLDRTMYLLGYIPKDNRLYLGDKELNIVSYSLLVSVLEYQTAVMRRDFSMADKVLPTIPKEQRTRVAHFLEKQGFKQQALAVSTDPEHRFELALQLGELKIAYQLAVEAESEQKWKQLAELAISKCQFGLAQECLHHAQDYGGLLLLATASGNANMVNKLAEGAEKDGKNNVAFMSYFLQGKLDSCLELLIKTGRLPEAAFLARTYLPSQVSRVVKLWRENLSKVNQKAAESLADPTEYENLFPGLKEAFVAEEYVKQSLADLRPAREYPLVTPNEERNLLEEAKGFEPSGVTAPQKAEEPVPSPKPEVMKTVLQNSDILPTRDQKTLLDLEDDLDNLDLEDIDTTDINLDEEILDE
- the COPB2 gene encoding coatomer subunit beta' isoform X3 encodes the protein MPLRLDIKRKLTARSDRVKSVDLHPTEPWMLASLYNGSVCVWNHETQTLVKTFEVCDLPVRAAKFVARKNWVVTGADDMQIRVFNYNTLERVHMFEAHSDYIRCIAVHPTQPFILTSSDDMLIKLWDWDKKWSCSQVFEGHTHYVMQIVINPKDNNQFASASLDRTIKVWQLGSSSPNFTLEGHEKGVNCIDYYSGGDKPYLISGADDRLVKIWDYQNKTCVQTLEGHAQNVSCVSFHPELPIIITGSEDGTVRIWHSSTYRLESTLNYGMERVWCVASLRGSNNVALGYDEGSIIVKLGREEPAMSMDANGKIIWAKHSEVQQANLKAMGDAEIKDGERLPLAVKDMGSCEIYPQTIQHNPNGRFVVVCGDGEYIIYTAMALRNKSFGSAQEFVWAHDSSEYAIRESNSVVKIFKNFKEKKSFKPDFGAEGIYGGFLLGVRSVNGLAFYDWENTELIRRIEIQPKHIFWSDSGELVCIATEESFFILKYLSEKVAAAQETHEGVTEDGIEDAFEVLGEIQEIVKTGLWVGDCFIYTSSVNRLNYYVGGEIVTIAHLDRTMYLLGYIPKDNRLYLGDKELNIVSYSLLVSVLEYQTAVMRRDFSMADKVLPTIPKEQRTRVAHFLEKQGFKQQALAVSTDPEHRFELALQLGELKIAYQLAVEAESEQKWKQLAELAISKCQFGLAQECLHHAQDYGGLLLLATASGNANMVNKLAEGAEKDGKNNVAFMSYFLQGKLDSCLELLIKTGRLPEAAFLARTYLPSQVSRVVKLWRENLSKVNQKAAESLADPTEYENLFPGLKEAFVAEEYVKQSLADLRPAREYPLVTPNEERNLLEEAKGFEPSGVTAPQCCGI